TAGGCCTTCGATGGCCATGCGGGCACTCACGAACAGCCTATTGATGGCGTTGCGGCGGTCGAACTCCTCTTTGCGCCCCGCGTCTATGACGGCCCTGGTGACACTGGCAAACGGCACGCCGTACTGAGTCATCAATACCGGGAAGTTCAACTGGTCGGCCGTACTTTGCAACGTGGAGAGATCCCCCGGCGCTTGCATGTTCTCTCCGATCATCACGCCGGCCAGCCCTGCTTGGGAAAGCCTCTCGATATATGAGGCCTGCGCTTGCGGTGCAGCGGGAATACCCATTCCCGTGGTCATCAGCAGATCGCCTTCACCCAGCCATTCGGTGGGGTCGGGCAACTCACAGACATGCGCCCAGCGCACTGTTCTGTCTCCGCCCTGGCTTCCTGCAAAGAAGCGGGTGCGCAATTCTGGCATCTGGGTGATGTCGGCAATTCTTAGTGGCATGGAGGCACCCTTGTGACCGGAGGCTTGGAATCGACGTGTCTATGGATTCTCAGCCATCCCCCCAGGAGGCTGAAACCGGCGGCAGGCAGACTCAGGCAATGATGAGGTAGGCCTTGCGCACGGTCTGGCGGACATGCCATTCCCCTTGGCTATCGGCGGCAAAGTAAATGGTGTCGCCCGCGCGAAACTCCACTGGCGCGCCGCCATCAGGCGTGAAGCTGCCTTCTCCACTGATGAAGTAGCTGTATTCGGCCTGAGGCACCTGGCGGCGGAAACGCCCTGGCGAGCATTCCCAGACGCCGGCGCTCGTACCCTGCGGCGTGACGGATCGGTGGCCTGCGGTGCGTGTCTGGGCAACGGGTTCGCCGCAAGGGGCACCCACAGGGGCCGTTGGCCCGAAAGCGGCATCATTTTCTACGCGGATCACGATGGGGTTCATCTTCAATATCCTCAGGATTTGTCTTCAAGGCCAGACGGGGCCAGGCTGGCCAATAGGCGATCGATGGTTCCGGGGCGCTCACCACGCATTTCCGCCTGCTCCTTGCGAATCACGGCGTTACGAACCATGCTGCCGCCGACATACCGGAAAGGTTCCGGTGGGAATGGCTTGCATAGGCGTCCCACCAGTCCGCACTGGGTCCATTCATCCTTGCGGCCCAGTGCCATGCTGGCCAGAATGCGGCCGCCCAAGCGGCTGGGGCTCACGCCATTGCCACTCCAGCCAATGCCATAGAGAATGTTGGCGTGCCCTTTCAGGTTTCCAAAAACCGGCAGGCTGTCGTAAGTCCGGTCGATGGGGCCTGCCCAGCCGTGGCTGATCCTATCGTTTCTCAAGGACGGGTAGGTATGAAAAAGATCGGCGCACGTCATGGCAATGCTTTGTGCGTCGTCACTGAATATGCTCTTGATTTCCGACCGGTAGGAAATGGCTCCCGTGCCTTTTCCGAACGCGATCCGCCCATCGCGGGTGGTGCGGTAGTAATCCACCATCAATTGCGAATCGGTGATGGATTCACCACCTGCCCAGCCGATTTTTTCAAATTCCTCGCCCAGGGGGTATGTCAC
This region of Burkholderia contaminans genomic DNA includes:
- a CDS encoding cupin domain-containing protein, which encodes MNPIVIRVENDAAFGPTAPVGAPCGEPVAQTRTAGHRSVTPQGTSAGVWECSPGRFRRQVPQAEYSYFISGEGSFTPDGGAPVEFRAGDTIYFAADSQGEWHVRQTVRKAYLIIA